GCTTGGGTGCTGTGGGACTGTGCTCTATTGGTGCAGGTGCCATCCATGCTATGGCCACCCTGCgctcccagctcacctttgcttgtggagcagccccacttgctgctttctgacatcttcttagaaaagaacccgtgactttagtaactctcccaagtagtcactcaggtgttggagggactgtcacaggatgtgtgcctgtgtctgtaagaacttgaatatctcagtaatggtctctgtgcttcagtttaaaagcCCCAGTTCCCAAGAGTCGAGAGGAACTGTTCTGAGTGATTGCACTtaggctgaaacaagaacttatgcatttggaaaggaacacaggactgcaactctaaaagaaagagagccaagatttttcttatgcttctctatCAGGGGAAGTCTGGCTTTATTACTTGGGAGAAGAATATCTGGCTGAATTCACTACTCGTAACACCATTTACACAACATCTGGAGTTTGCATTGCTACAGTCTGGCCTGAAAGCTCTGTATTGACAGTCTCTTAATCCAGGTCAACAATTGCTCACTGCATAAGAAGTAACAAACAGAAGAGACtccagaactccaaagcagggCGGAATTAGTAggagtactgaattatttttcacgCTTTTCCCAGAGAAGACTCATATGTAGCTAGATGCATttgtagagagaatttcaaatattctttgggtgctgttttcacatgaatttttataaaggaaatacgatacagtgtattttttcaattttactattccaCCTGTCAGCCCAAAGTAATTAACCATAACACCACCAACAAGATTGCAAATATCCCACTTTattaatagaatcacagaatcacagaaccacagctTTAATGTATTCTTCTGGatcataatcacagaatcacagaatcacagaatggttgaggttagaagggacctctggagatcatctagtccaacctccctgctcaagcagggtcacctacagcaccttgcacaggatcgcatccaggcaggttttgaatatctccagaggagactccacaacctctctgagcaacctggtccagtgcactgtcaccctcacagtcaagaagtttttcctcatattcagatggaaccgtctgtgtttcaggttgtgccttttgcctcgcgtcctgtcactgggcaccactgaaaagagtctggctccatcctcttgacaccctcccttcagatacttgtacacattgataagatctcctctcagtcttctcttctccaggttaaacaggccaagctctctcagtctttcctcataagagagatgctccagtcccctaatcatctttggagcccttcgctggacttgctccagtagtgccacatccctcttgtactggggagcccagaactggatgcagtactctagatgtggcctcaccagggctgagtagagggggaggatcacctccctccacctgctggcaacattcttcctcatgcaccccagcataccattggccttcttggccacaagggcacattgctgcctcatgcttaacttggtgtccaccagcactcccaggtccttctcagcagagctgctttccagaaggtcaacccccaacctctcctggtgcatggggttattcctccctaggtgcaggaccctgcacttgcctttgttgaacttcatgaggttcctctctgcccacctctccagcctgtccaggtctctctgaatggcagcacagccctctggcgtatcagccactcctcccagttttgtatcgtcagcaaagttgctgagggtgcactctgtgccttcatccaggtcattgatgaagaagttgaacaagactggacccagtactgacccctggggcacaccgctagctacagccctccaactagactctgtgccactgatcacaactctctgagctctgccattcagccagttctcaatccacctcactgtccactcatctaacccacacttcctgagcttgtctatgaggatgctatgggagacagtgtcaaaagccttgctgaagtctaggtagacaacatccactgctctcccctcatctacccagccagtcattccatcatagaaggctatcagattggttaggcatgatttccctttggtgaagccatgctgactactcctgatcaccttcttgtcctccacatgcttggagatggcctccagcatgagctgctccatcacctttccagggatgcaggtgaggctgactggcctgtagttgcctgggttctccttcttgccctttttgaagactggggtgacattggctttcttccagtcctcaggcacctctcctgtcctccatgacctttcaaagatgatggagagtggcttagcaatgacatccgccagctccctcagcactcgtgggtgcatcccatcagggcccatggatttgtgggtgtcaagtttgcttaaatgatctctaacccaatcctcctcaaccaaggaaaagtcttcctttctccagactttctctcttgcctccaggatctggggttcctgagggctggcctgagcagtaaaggctgaagcaaagaaggcattcagtaactctgccttctctgcatccttcgtcaccagggcacccaccccattcagcaaagggcccacattttccctagtcttcctcttgctactgaggtatttgaagaagcccttcttgctgtccttgacatcccttgccagatttaattccaaacgggccttagccttcctcgtcacatccctgcatactctgacaacattcctatattcctcccaagtgtccTGTCcacctttccactttctgtatacttccttcttctggttgagttttgccaggagctccttgctcatccatgcaggtctcctacctcctttatttgacttcctactcatagggatgcaccgctcttgatcttagaggaagtgatgcttgactattaaccagctctcttgaactccccttccttctatggccctaacccatggcattcctccaagtaggtccctgaagaggccaaagtttgttctcctgaagtccagggttgcgatcctaattagtgccctgctgcctcctcgcagcatcctgaactccaccatctcatggtcactgcatggttggctgcccccaaccttcacatctccaactactccttctttctttgttaggaaaagtccagcagcacacacctctccttgttggttcctccaccacctgtgtcaagaacttatcctcactgctctgcaggaacctccaggactctttgagcctaactgtgttgtctttccagcagatatcagggtggttgaagtcccccatgagaaccagggcctgggatcgtgaggctacttccagctgtctgtagaaggcctcatcgacttcctcttcctgatcaggtggcctgtagtaaacacccacaacagtgtcacccatgctagcctgccctttgatccttacccataagctctcaactcgctcttcatccacccctaggcacagctcaatacattgcagctgctctctcacataaagagcaactccagcacctcgctttcctggcctgtctttcctaaaaagcacgtagccatccatggcagcactccagtcatgcgagctatcccaccatgtctctgtaattgcaatgagatcatggccctgcgaccgcacacacatgataataatgaactggttccattagcaaaagtagaaaccagtactgtgactaatgttacatcctatgctcatgctgttaatcgtcactgtagtgttccttgttgtaaccttgatatggatctcttatcttaaaaatccagtagtacgcatgaatgaaataccacctcaagttaaatcacatactaaactattgtaaattaccactttcacatacatatatatacatatctctgtgtgtgtgtgtgtgtatatctcaatgttctgaccctcaccgtgcacaggcaagagggctggtcactcatacggtgagtgtattaagctcaccgtgcaacagcaggaatcgttaactgttggtctgagccgaggagtggaaggtgaccgaccaagAAAGCCCTacgatggaggaaggctcagaggagatgggcaagggtgatgtgcccatgaagttcgggggatcatggagggtgtgactgtccacagctgttgcacagaaagctgacttgatctcaacaccgagggcaccggggctggcctttgttttagatcaACAGCTATGTCgcgatagtgagcatattatagagagcagtaacgggaatcacatcggtattgtgactgaactgtccattgcaattgctgcattaggctcagtggaactgagacccgtattacctgtcttgtgattgcagtgcattgctgtatcactctgccaaatcaagaatctaGTGTAACATCaactatcttcaaagaagtaaattttggtaggaagcattacaccctccatagtccatgcgtggaatatttaaaagaccttggtcagggagtccctctgacctctgaaaccacctcctgcagcccatacgtgtcacgtcacgcacggcataaggaaccagggacagcagtggctcgctaaaatggcctggcaaactgctgctttgctctcccactgtcctccgagtctaggagcatttctgcatttacgctttaaggaaagctctcttggtttccccggtttcctccccgctttcctcattctccagcaatagCCCTTCGCTGTGCGCAAAAAATGCTGGAAGGAgtggcgaaggcctagccagttctgcgggtgacatcttaattacggcaacgagtcgatcagagtgccaagaaggatttcaagaggcgccgtcaaggacagagcagtctgcctcaaaaggaggcaggaaaggcacactaagtagcccatcaccaccgctgctcaaatcttgcaggctttattcagtgaactctgttgtttccagcagagtgccacgcagagtcctcttcggtgggtaccgcatcaccgtggaccctcagtcgatacacaCATGTGTATTCtgggtggccccagttgctcagcacctccagcttcacgtattgtatggagtcagagcgctcgttctgaaatgagaagaaagcagctgtcttttcctctctatcttttgactacttagagcttctcccctgccagctacacttctcctcctcttcctcctctcctacgcttctcctgcctcttcctcaccgtaccttcagctggaaagtctcaaagggatgttctgcagccatgtacgtgaactctcctaggaacagcccctgctcctccttttctgccttcatcccctacacaaagacagggggggagaaaacaagagagtgaggtacacagcgggaagacgcagcttccctaggggaactaacgaagcggccagaatgaggcctaggtggcagtgttgagaagagcaactttgggtgtgcaggaaagagaattggcaccaaggaggaaagagcaagtaggggcaagcttcattatttgggaggagttgtggcagagccagtgtgccagctcccgtaactcagggctcatttagtaGCGCGTGGCCCctgaaatgggaagctttgcttcaagtgcacaccacaaaggaaaggagtgtaaaggaaatggagtaactcaaagcaatttgtttcttctccaggctcggaggaagtcacaggcctgggagaagcctcccggcattgcgggacctctattcacccgcccgccgctgcccttgctgcaaggcttagaaatgctcctcacaaccccccaactctagaaaccacttacatagacagcaaagtcctttggagcactggagatgttttctccaggggacactctcactgaaatatgttccagagtcacagctcgtggaaagattgctttaggcagcttgatgaagacatgaccctgactcccggcgaaagaccagcagtttcccggctgatttgcaggctgaaagaagaacaatgcacactgttcgtgtggcaaagggaaactctcaacagtgcatttggtcccccccgccagcttgcttgctctctgtttcttgctgggcctacctcaaggagaacctcaggagacttcatggagtgcagcaatggcagcccagcccagtagagtattcctttggtattgcggaaggaggcagaagtcttggaatgcacgatggtagcccctgaaacacgaatgcacccatcaagtcctgccttccctcgaggactgcatctgtttctagggctgtgatctatccggaggatctcaggaaccacgcaggctgcggacCTTGTCTcacacaagcaacagagacgctcccctacgacacttatttcagttcctgacatgcatGAACGCCAGGCAcactcggagagaaaaggacttcttgaacaaccgtcttgtatgtgaacagtcgcagccctgctacctgcctcctttccctccactcttacttccatggactccacgtagggctccccaaggaggaaccaagggatgcccacatagctgtgtcctaatgaacactgccaccgtgatgcctgtttgcactgcactgtcaacttgaaaaatgctactacgtgttcctagatctccagcagtgatagtcacctctgtcttccttgcgtcagccccctgcaacacacagcagggactcgttcagctgtgctaatgggccgtggaaaaggaaagctaacataggcctaagcatagacaggaggtgccctggcttgcttcttcctctgcctttagagccgcacctgatgctttgcgggcaaaatccggcatctggacttggttatattccagcttctccagtgcttcatcgattaacttctgagcatcctggcaaGGAACAccaaagagagcaggtattagcggcaaggaggcacatgccagctcccctactgggccagctaaggtgaacttggctgttgcactctgccctaaggagcttgggaatttcctgaaaagctcccaggtttgctcggctctcattggccagtatcagaatagcggggctgctcactccagcgctccgaaagctgaagttgcgggaacgtctttcttcctcttacaatgcacaggggcaggccattggcagcggcctctctctggctcgccaccagctccctccttgctttgcagcagctcctcctggagctgaaggacaccttttctagggcagaacacttgtgctgacagtgcctgcacaggggtcgtaggaggccgagcaaacggccgaggagagagccttcatggcccacagcgcttatgacccagccccttttccaactgcattccccagagcagaagagcaggaaccctggctggAACAGCGGCttgcccctgcgtcggcaaagctaacgtgaacccaaggctgccaggcgccactcagggagctgggttacaagGTCTCCCGGAGAactggctgccacatcagcagcaggtggaaataggggctgcagggactgtcCTTCCAGTTTGTTACCAGAGATGATACCTAGaccgagaggaagaggagctgaagacaagtgaaagtCCCTTTGCggccctctgctgccctgcaaggagtgtgcagccacagaagaagcaactgcagagacccatcatacttgttgcagcagcacaagcctttctgctgcctctggcagggaaccctactagcatacgtgccgggctgaggaaaaaaaaatctctgacgagagcctcctgcaatggccccttacctgtcctgtcatgcccgggagctcagtctgcttcagggcttcgccgagagcgcgccgggcaatgtcctttgtgctccatcgcagagcgtgaaggacttcctggagctcacgcagctgtccttggagggtctcgatttcaccgagtactgctcctaacacctcatccgcttgcctggaagaagtgcgccacagagacagagaccaccgTTTTGGCGGGCTgctgctatgccacgggaatgggagagaggcaacaaagctccctgaggtgactggcagcatcaggtggctggactcccatcagtggctgagagctgcagaagcagctgcagcatggtgACTACCCCTATGgcccttgtcaagcagcagaaaggtggagcttccaacagcccagccctagctaaggggctcacgcagggcttgctccaggcctcgaaggcacctcgacatagagctgaccaccggcgagaaaggcaaggcgcaaaggcagacagggcagtgggggaagagctgtgggaattgtgtcgcgtgaagatggtgtgagacgggactggagctcctctagagcatcatctagtcaagaggaaatcatttttacctctgcgtcttcacgtgcacgccagagagaggaaactcctcctagagggacaagaaaggcaacattcagtccaaacactaacaggcctgctgcagaaatgaagctctacggcctttacagcaacggcaagcaaacaggcacagacacCGTGCCTCCGGGGACTCCGCTACTCCCCTATCATGCACTGGGAAATGATCACgacagactgccaggcaagagaacacaattcacactgccTAGTGTGCTATTCGAGAAGCATCTagcctttgaaatttcctggaattcaacagatcgattcttaaaaagcccttctactctaaagttgcttgcttaatcaggcacacacacacatattttttcgGGGTTGCTACGTTGAAcggctgggcaaagaatgagccaaaGCAAAAGACTCAAGATTTCCAAAGCaacacagtgctttgcagaaacttACAGAGCCACACCTGCAGAACAGCGGAGCATGTTCAGCTCTCTGCTATGTCTGGTGCCCAGAGCAAttcaccttcacctgacagacctggcaatgtggctcgtggaccttgccctagcccccgaaagaatggcacttttaacaaagccgcacttgatgcccttgagctaaggctgcCAGAAGCAGCCTtcatttgaggcactcagaaggtcacctgctggcagacagctttaaaagaggagaagatgcaggccTTCGATGCTGCTCTGCTCGTCCAGATGCTTTCgtcatcaagcagccccacgtggtaaacacctgtcaggCACAAACCAAAGCTCTGTTTACACTtggaacttgctcatgccggaagagttgtgtgcaagcagggctccagtgcttcaggcatgcaagcgcttctgaggctgcagactacttgggaagggtggcaagccaaccctgggcatctcccgggcttttttagcgcttcatgagaccttaaccagctgcctccctccacagggctgcctgctgcactccgagggtcgggcacacatgccatcattgtctctccactcttcttcttgggaagagagaacgatggaagaggggcctccgaacagatgaagagtccttccccggcacatgctcctttctcctgaaggaagcttctccacttcctggggcgaacagggcaggctagccactgcctctcaCCAGGCTTAGGAgaactggcttcagctctgggcaaaagcaaggcaccctcttcccatccccaccccccttgctcggaggcacgtgcaagcggggcacccctctctcagggacctcctgctcctacttgcgctcctctggccacagccgtctacgtggacccaggcagaaggaagcactggctctctcgtaaagaaccaccgttacttgcagcctctacagacactcaccaaaaaggcaggaaaacagagcaagcagcaccagcagaaccgtcttccgagccttcatttgcctatGGAGGAGCacggaggaaaagaaggctgaagctggctgcagctctgcagctcctaagcacactccagagcagcagtagcgactgcagctcttgcagctgccattcctgacttgggaagtggcctgctcccgcacgagctccagccagtggtcgagttttcacccgcggtggcaattGGGCATTCGGGAGGGCGAGCATTGGAACTGAgcagctagggatggaggattaactccagaacaggagaagcagggccaaggaaagctagggccgtgcttcctgcctatggcagtagaggcgattctttgCAGACGGAAGGCACATCATTCACAcctctttctcctgcccaccatccaatcggtgcTTGCGCCCATACACTTCTCCCCCCACTcgcaagaaaagattctccctcagctttaccttgcagtagtgcccacaacttggagcacaaagtGCTGAGGAAATATCacgctcagcagcaggaaatgcaagatgagcctgaaagctcctgaaaaacagtcaagatgcaaaaagtccagtgagctcatgcagaattctacgttaaggttctactcgtcctcttggtgttggcagagggcaggaggcattctcctctttcgggcacttgctcctgcttctgtcagttgctctgcagctgcaagcagcacagggcaagggaaatgaattcccttcagtccaaaaatcactaattcatgaggtcatttttccctgttagggctacagagggtcggCCTCTTAGTtcatgagcagagctgcctttcatggtccctaggaccttgcggcacagcctaaggccagggcttctggcagctcctgctctgcctctgaccacctcgttcaccttccatgaaacgaTCCGCATTgcgaatgtaaataagcagagggagctgcacttaagaatcgtgtcagcttccttttacctggacgctgaagctggcgttggtcctgcccgtagactccagggctctggagaacaggcccttggctcgcaggttgcctacgagaaagaaaaggctctgaggcacacagggcacgcgctatctgctgttgccttcagccagctttacactgagctcggaggctgtccttgtgctcttcccccgtccatcccccacacacacacccccaccccaggctgattaggtgcaaaaggcacttgaggaaaagagaggaggcttccgaaaactctccaaagcagcacatccgtaccagcgtacgtcttggcctcactttctgaacataggtgcagagacgcagctgccaagcaccctgttcgctcaggtgtggcccaaaagcgctctgatctccttgccgtcacgacagagagtgagcaagcggcaggggcagcccgcagctgccgccctgctcttgctacctcacacagcggcgATGGCTTGTGATGTCAACagcggtcggtgacgtcacagcagaaaaggcagcgccacgtttccaggccaagctcaacctgacaggaaacaggagttgctctcctcttcagcagagaggcaatcctcggaaatcacaatgtctcctaccaagtatgAAACTctttgaagtcccagccaggagggagcgatttggcagccaccagcagccttgtctagtgcctgctttgacactttttgagccccagggccttcagagctaactgaagtgagcaagcacgtacactcagcagttctctgccaggggctcagcttcacggtggcggctctttgCTTGTAGCCTGAGCAAGGCACagtgccataagagaagggctgggcctgcagcttggcctctgcttgctgctctgggcaccgggctcttGACTGCAGAgcacaggagacatgcttagaggagggcaagggagcatatctgactctagctttgtttgctacctcatggcatctccagggactgcaatcagcccccaatttccctatggaaaacgaaggctatatttttttccctttctccccccaaagtaacgattcacggagtcagcaaagagttttggtgccacgccaggacagtctggcaaattaagttggaggcaagtcaacagtgctggctgccagtgcccacctgtgctcactaagtagtgccaacgaaagctagggccgtgcttcccgcctatggcagtagaggcgattctctggagacggaagggacaccattcacacctgtttctcctgaccaccatccagtcagtacttgtgccaacacagttctcccccctctgtcaagaaaaagatgcctgtcgtgggtctgtcaacctgagaagtgctactacgtgttcctagatctccagcagtgatagtcacctctgtcttccttgcatgagccccctgcaacacacagcagggactcattCAACTatcccagaaggctgtggaaaaggaaagctaacacagccaccccctacattacacactctgtcagtcaccgcgcctttcgagcatgcggcacccctcgactttttaccctgtctctcctgccactggggaccttcaaatgcacatctcgtccagctagacagcaggcgctctgcaaggcgccctgccttcgctgctcgggtgctctagccacacctgacgatttgtgggcataatcgggcatctgcacttgcttaccttccagcttctccagcgcttcgttgcTTACCTTGTGCACGTCCTGGGAAAGAACGCataggagagcggctctt
This Apteryx mantelli isolate bAptMan1 unplaced genomic scaffold, bAptMan1.hap1 HAP1_SCAFFOLD_40, whole genome shotgun sequence DNA region includes the following protein-coding sequences:
- the LOC136996443 gene encoding SUN domain-containing protein 3-like encodes the protein MSVYHVGLLDDESIWTSRAASKACIFSSFKAVCQQEEFPLSGVHVKTQRQADEVLGAVLGEIETLQGQLRELQEVLHALRWSTKDIARRALGEALKQTELPGMTGQDAQKLIDEALEKLEYNQVQMPDFARKASGATIVHSKTSASFRNTKGILYWAGLPLLHSMKSPEVLLEPANQPGNCWSFAGSQGHVFIKLPKAIFPRAVTLEHISVRVSPGENISSAPKDFAVYGMKAEKEEQGLFLGEFTYMAAEHPFETFQLKNERSDSIQYVKLEVLSNWGHPEYTCVYRLRVHGDAVPTEEDSAWHSAGNNRVH